From a single Brassica rapa cultivar Chiifu-401-42 chromosome A01, CAAS_Brap_v3.01, whole genome shotgun sequence genomic region:
- the LOC103847088 gene encoding trihelix transcription factor ASIL2 isoform X1, giving the protein METTPETQSKSHPHRLPPGREDWWSEDATATLIEAWGDRYVNLSRGNLRQNDWREVADAVNSIHGGSGRPKTDVQCKNRIDTLKKKYKTEKAKPSPSSWCFFERLDFLIGPVAAKKSTGVVTPALKNHTLNQTGSKSSGSSLDDDDDDDDDDEVGDWGFVVRKHRRVEEVDPSGGEGSSCRELARAILKLGEVYERMEGAKQRMMVELEKQRMEAAKELELQRMNMLMDMQMELERSKLGKCRAAAASGKKL; this is encoded by the exons ATGGAGACGACGCCGGAGACTCAATCAAAATCCCATCCCCACCGTCTTCCGCCGGGACGGGAGGACTGGTGGAGCGAGGACGCGACGGCGACGCTGATCGAAGCCTGGGGAGACCGTTACGTCAACCTCAGCCGCGGAAACCTCCGGCAGAACGACTGGAGAGAAGTCGCCGACGCCGTCAACTCGATCCACGGCGGCAGCGGAAGGCCGAAGACCGACGTGCAGTGCAAGAACCGGATCGACACGCTGAAGAAGAAGTACAAGACGGAGAAGGCGAAGCCTTCTCCGTCCTCTTGGTGCTTCTTCGAGAGGCTCGATTTCTTGATCGGTCCCGTCGCGGCGAAGAAATCTACCGGAGTTGTGACACCGGCGTTAAAGAATCATACTTTGAATCAAACCGGATCTAAATCGAGTGGAAGCTCTCtggacgatgatgatgatgatgatgatgatgatgaggtgGGAGATTGGGGGTTTGTGGTGAGGAAGCATCGGAGAGTTGAGGAGGTGGATCCGAGTGGAGGTGAAGGGTCGTCGTGTAGGGAGCTGGCGAGAGCGATTTTGAAGTTAGGGGAGGTGTACGAGAGGATGGAAGGTGCGAAGCAGAGGATGATGGTTGAGTTGGAGAAGCAGAGGATGGAAGCTGCTAAGGAGCTTGAGTTGCAACGGATGAACATGTTGATGGATATGCAGATGGAGCTTGAAAGATCCAAGCTTGGCAAGTGTAGAGCTGCTGCTGCTTCAG GGAAGAAGTTGTAG
- the LOC103847134 gene encoding receptor-like protein 35 encodes MKGFWNLTSTISLTLSILFLFGYSYGDVSAVPTTHLCRPDQRDALLLLKNEFEVLNSSFAYDCYFDDDIVKRHPKTESWRNSSDCCTWEGITCNVKSGEVIELDLSCSYLGGRFHSNSSLQNLHSLTTLDLSRNRFSGQIMSSIKNLSHITSLDLSLNQFSEFIFSSIIDLSNLTFLDLSSNSFSGPIPSSIGNLSHLTYLNLHLNQISGKIPSSIGNLYNLTYLDLSGNEIVGEIPSSFGNLNQLTSLNVGLNRLNGSFPIELLNLTKLSYLGLYYNQFTGTIPHNITSLSKLTTFDGSNNAFTGTLPSSLFTIPSIEYVRLSDNRFNGILDLGNISSPPQLGLLYVGNNNLRGPIPATISKFTNLVELHLSNYKTQGPIDFNIFSHLKWLEDLHLTHLNTTTTIDLNDFLSYFKRLRVLVLSGNLVSFTNKSPVSDPSLLPELQLSGCGITEFPEFARLKNLESLDISNNKIKGQVPGWLWTLPNLTYLNLSNNTFTGFGNLTTVLVSRLSSLIFLASNNNFTGEIPSFICDLRSVYILDLSNNNCSGLIPRCLGNLNRSLEVLNLRQNRLHGGLPENIFESLITLDVGHNQLTGKLPRTLIHFTSLEVLNVESNIINDTFPYWLSYLPQLKVLVLRSNAFAGPIHQTSFSKLRIVDISHNHFNGTLPSDYFVKWSAMSSLGTTYDQPHEMYMRDYFYQDSTVLVNKGLEMELVRILKIYTALDFSGNKFEGEIPRSIGLLKELLVLNLSNNAFTGHIPSSMGNLTALESLDVSQNQLSGEIPEELGSLSFLSYMNFSHNQLTGLVPGGTQFQRLNCTSFDGNPGLSGPSLDEICRDIHTPTPHETLDSEEEEEEEEVLSWIAVVIGVIPGFAFGWVIGYILFSYKPEWFINPFARNKRRISSTTTH; translated from the exons ATGAAAGGCTTTTGGAACTTAACGAGTACCATTTCTCTTACTCTTTCTATACTTTTTTTATTCGGCTACAGTTATGGGGACGTGTCTGCGGTTCCAACTACGCACTTGTGTCGTCCGGATCAAAGGGATGCACTTCTTCTGTTGAAGAACGAGTTTGAGGTTCTAAACTCTTCCTTTGCTTATGATTGTTATTTTGATGATGATATAGTAAAGCGTCATCCGAAAACGGAATCATGGCGGAATAGCAGCGATTGTTGTACTTGGGAGGGT ATCACGTGCAACGTCAAGTCCGGTGAAGTGATCGAGCTAGACCTTAGTTGCAGCTACCTAGGTGGCCGGTTTCATTCCAATAGCAGTCTTCAAAACCTTCATTCTCTAACCACCCTAGACCTTTCAAGAAATCGTTTTAGTGGTCAAATCATGTCTTCAATTAAAAACCTTTCTCATATCACCTCTCTCGACCTTTCACTTAATCAGTTCAGCGAGTTCATTTTTTCTTCGATTATAGACCTTTCGAATCTCACCTTTCTCGATCTTTCATCTAATAGTTTTTCTGGTCCGATTCCATCTTCAATTGGAAACCTTTCTCATCTCACCTATCTTAACCTTCATTTGAATCAAATTTCGGGTAAGATTCCATCTTCTATTGGAAATCTTTATAACCTCACTTATCTTGACCTTTCTGGGAACGAGATTGTTGGAGAAATCCCATCTTCTTTTGGCAATCTAAACCAGTTGACCAGCTTAAATGTTGGTCTCAATAGGCTCAATGGAAGCTTTCCCATTGAACTACTGAATTTGACAAAGTTGTCATATTTAGGACTCTATTACAATCAGTTCACAGGAACAATTCCTCATAACATCACTTCACTATCCAAATTGACGACCTTTGATGGAAGTAACAACGCTTTCACTGGAACCCtgccttcttctctcttcaCCATTCCTTCTATTGAATATGTTAGATTGTCTGATAACCGATTCAATGGTATTCTTGACCTTGGGAATATATCTTCACCACCTCAGCTAGGACTGTTATACGTTGGCAATAACAACTTGAGAGGGCCAATCCCAGCCACGATATCAAAATTTACCAACCTTGTAGAACTTCACCTTTCCAATTACAAGACACAAGGTCCAATTGACTTTAATATCTTCTCGCATCTCAAGTGGCTCGAAGATCTTCACCTAACCCATTTGAACACGACCACTACCATTGACTTGAATGATTTCTTGTCATATTTTAAGAGGCTCCGTGTGTTGGTTCTCTCAGGCAACCTTGTTTCATTCACAAACAAGAGTCCAGTTTCAGATCCATCTTTGTTGCCTGAGTTGCAATTGTCAGGCTGTGGTATCACCGAGTTTCCGGAGTTTGCAAGATTGAAAAATTTGGAGAGTCTAGACATTTCAAACAATAAAATCAAAGGACAAGTGCCTGGCTGGTTATGGACGCTACCAAATCTTACTTACCTGAATCTTTCCAACAACACTTTCACTGGCTTCGGAAACTTAACAACAGTTTTAGTTTCAAGGCTATCTAGCCTAATCTTCCTTGCCTCCAACAACAATTTTACGGGAGAGATTCCCTCTTTCATATGTGATTTGCGCTCTGTATACATTCTTGATTTATCAAACAACAACTGCAGTGGTTTAATCCCTCGTTGTCTGGGTAATCTCAACCGTTCTCTTGAAGTTCTAAACCTTCGTCAGAATCGTCTTCATGGAGGTCTTCCTGAGAATATATTTGAAAGCTTAATAACGCTTGACGTCGGTCATAACCAACTGACGGGAAAGCTTCCAAGAACTTTGATTCATTTTACTAGTCTTGAAGTTTTGAATGTGGAAAGCAACATTATCAATGACACGTTTCCGTACTGGCTGAGTTATCTACCACAACTAAaa GTTCTTGTGTTACGCTCCAACGCCTTCGCTGGACCGATACATCAAACTTCGTTCTCTAAGTTGCGAATCGTCGACATATCGCACAATCACTTCAATGGAACTTTGCCATCAGACTACTTTGTGAAGTGGAGTGCTATGTCATCACTTGGTACAACTTATGATCAGCCACATGAAATGTACATGAGAGATTACTTTTACCAAGATTCAACGGTGTTGGTGAATAAAGGTTTAGAGATGGAGCTAGTACGTATCCTGAAGATCTACACAGCACTCGACTTTTCAGGAAACAAATTTGAAGGAGAGATCCCAAGGTCCATTGGTCTATTGAAAGAGCTTCTTGTGCTCAACTTGTCCAACAATGCTTTCACCGGCCACATCCCTTCATCTATGGGAAACCTGACAGCTCTTGAGTCACTGGACGTTTCCCAAAACCAGCTTTCAGGAGAAATTCCGGAAGAGCTAGGGAGCCTCTCATTCCTTTCGTACATGAACTTCTCTCATAACCAGCTTACAGGTCTAGTACCAGGAGGCACTCAGTTTCAAAGGCTGAACTGCACTTCCTTTGACGGTAATCCGGGACTTTCTGGCCCTTCTCTTGACGAAATTTGCAGAGATATTCACACGCCAACACCGCATGAAACGTTGGattcagaggaagaagaagaagaggaagaggtgtTGAGTTGGATAGCAGTTGTAATAGGAGTCATACCTGGTTTTGCCTTTGGATGGGTGATTGGATACATACTTTTTTCCTACAAACCAGAGTGGTTCATCAACCCTTTTGCCCGAAACAAGCGCAGAATCAGCAGCACCACAACTCATTAA
- the LOC103847098 gene encoding cytosolic endo-beta-N-acetylglucosaminidase 2 isoform X1 has product MRELLRAYFSRRTLVSLYNLFFTISHKLLTSFPLSVIMPKPNDAVAESDSESVPLLDLSKPSSPISFPIKSLQYLKSRSYFDSFHFQFNRSTVPLRRNLPDHRPRVLVCHDMKGGYVDDKWVQGCENDAGYAIWHWYLMDVFVYFSHSLVTIPPPCWTNTAHRHGVKVLGTFITEWDEGKATCKEMLATKESAQMYAERLAELATSLGFDGWLINIENEIDKEQVPILMEFVSHLTKVLHLSTPGSLVIWYDSVTVRGHLKWQDHLNEKNKPFFDLCDGIFMNYTWKESYPKLSAEVAGDRKYDVYMGIDVFGRGSFGGGQWTVDTALDLLKRNNVSAAIFAPGWVYETAQPPNFHTAQNKWWSLVEKSWGVVRTYPQVLPFYSDFNQGFGNHVSLEGRQLSDAPWYNISCQSLQPLLEFKEDNTDIIQVTIDAGEASYNGGGNIVFKGRLEGDVYFTARLFKPLIHLSSSRITVSYSVKSDETSKLGLLLGFSSPSHETKSILVAPQEPTPRLDHMFLKCLVTSEQTVSEWTVHEASLVMDGHTLTEISAFCYKTENSTKTSEYVALLGHISIKDHHVQLLQQNLVSLPPATSWVIEAHNLELVLGKSGSRILKVKLEWRQTQLEDSVLPVYNVYAENVKSTDVLRSRKVLEKPRSERVFLGVSHVPAYYVSELVVDSDVKGVSFVVQPRGEDGSWMKVDDSPNLLVDLEVSRRLLETIYETINNVYYKITLI; this is encoded by the exons ATGCGAGAGCTTCTTCGCGCCTATTTCTCACGAAGAACACTCGTGTCTCTCTACAACCTCTTCTTCACCATCTCCCATAAGCTCCTCACTTCGTTCCCTCTCTCCGTCATCATGCCCAAACCAAACGACGCCGTCGCAGAATCTGATTCCGAGTCCGTCCCGCTGCTGGATCTATCGAAACCGTCGTCACCGATCTCATTCCCGATCAAATCTCTCCAATATTTAAAATCACGTTCGTACTTCGACTCGTTCCACTTCCAGTTCAATCGCTCCACAGTCCCTCTCCGGCGAAACTTACCTGATCATCGCCCGAGGGTTTTAGTGTGCCACGATATGAAAGGAGGGTATGTTGATGATAAGTGGGTACAAGGGTGTGAAAACGACGCCGGATACGCGATTTGGCATTGGTATTTGATGGATGTGTTTGTTTACTTCTCTCATTCTCTGGTGACGATTCCTCCTCCTTGCTGGACCAATACAGCTCACAGGCATGGCGTTAAG GTGTTGGGGACTTTCATTACAGAATGGGATGAAGGTAAAGCTACCTGCAAAGAGATGCTTGCCACTAAGGAGTCTGCTCAGATGTATGCAGAGCGTTTGGCAGAGCTTGCTACTTCTCTAGGTTTCGATGGATGGCTG ATAAATATAGAGAACGAAATAGATAAAGAACAGGTTCCTATTTTGATGGAGTTCGTCAGCCATCTAACAAAAGTATTGCATTTATCCACTCCTGGGTCTCTGGTTATATG GTACGATAGTGTCACTGTTCGTGGCCATCTTAAATGGCAAGATCATTTGAATGAAAAGAACAAACCTTTCTTTGACTTGTGTGATGGTATCTTCATGAACTATACATGGAAG GAAAGCTACCCAAAACTATCAGCTGAAGTTGCAGGGGACAGAAAATATGATGTTTACATGGGAATTGATGTCTTTGGTCGCGGCTCCTTTGGTGGTGGTCAATGGACT GTTGATACTGCTCTTGATTTGCTGAAGAGAAACAATGTATCAGCTGCCATTTTCGCTCCTGGATGGGTATATGAGACTGCACAACCTCCTAATTTTCATACAGCTCAGAATAA ATGGTGGTCACTTGTTGAGAAGTCATGGGGAGTAGTCCGAACATATCCACAAGTCTTGCCTTTTTACTCTGACTTCAATCAG GGCTTTGGTAACCATGTATCACTCGAGGGTCGCCAGTTATCTGATGCTCCGTGGTACAACATTTCTTGCCAAAGTCTTCAG CCACTCCTCGAGTTCAAGGAAGACAACACTGATATCATTCAGGTCACTATTGA TGCTGGAGAGGCATCTTATAACGGAGGAGGGAACATTGTATTTAAAGGAAGACTCGAGGGAGATGTGTACTTCACAGCAAGGCTCTTTAAACCTCTAATTCACCTCTCTTCTTCCCGCATTACAGTCTCCTACTCT GTGAAATCAGATGAGACTTCTAAACTTGGTCTCCTGCTTGGGTTTTCATCACCATCGCACGAGACTAAATCCATACTCGTGGCGCCACAAGAACCAACCCCAAGATTAGATCACATGTTCTTGAAGTGCCTCGTTACATCAGAGCAGACTGTATCAGAGTGGACGGTGCACGAGGCAAGCCTTGTCATGGATGGACACACACTAACTGAAATCTCTGCCTTTTGCTACAAAACAGAGAACTCGACGAAGACATCAGAGTACGTTGCATTGCTGGGTCAC ATCTCAATCAAAGATCATCATGTTCAGCTACTCCAGCAAAACCTCGTTTCCTTACCTCCAGCGACATCATGGGTAATCGAGGCTCATAACTTAGAGCTTGTACTGGGTAAATCCGGTTCTAGGATCCTTAAGGTTAAGCTAGAATGGAGACAGACACAGCTTGAAGACTCTGTTCTCCCAGTGTACAATGTGTATGCAGAGAATGTGAAGTCAACTGATGTACTAAGATCAAGAAAGGTTCTGGAGAAACCAAGAAGCGAGAGAGTGTTCCTAGGAGTGTCTCACGTACCAGCCTATTACGTTTCGGAGCTGGTGGTAGATTCTGACGTGAAAGGAGTCAGCTTCGTGGTTCAACCGCGTGGTGAAGATGGTTCATGGATGAAGGTAGATGATTCCCCTAACCTTCTTGTGGACTTGGAAGTCTCTCGTAGGTTGCTTGAAACTATATATGAAACGATTAATAATGTATATTACAAAATTACATTAATCTAG
- the LOC103847124 gene encoding receptor-like protein 34, with product MKGFWNLTSTISLTLSILFLFGYSYEDVSAVPTTHLCRPDQRDALLQLKNEFEVLNSSFTYYNCIDRGITPHRKTESWVNNSDCCNWEGITCNVKSGEVIELNLSCSNLGGKFHSKSSLRNLHSLTTLLLSNNYFSGPIMSSIRNLSHLTSLDLSQNGFSEFIPSSIVDLSYLTFLDLSSNRFSGQIPSSIGNLSHLTYLDLSVNPFLSQIPSSIGNLSYLTYLDLSWNLLSGPIPSLIGNLSHLTYLNLYFNQISGKIPSSIGNLYNLTYLDLSRNNIVGEIPSSFGNLNQLTTLRVGFNRLNGSFPIALLNLTKLSYLGLYYNQFTGTIPHNITSLSKLTIFLASSNAFTGTLPSSLFTIPSMDIVDLSDNQLNGILEFGNISSPPQLRKLDVGNNNLRGPIPAAISKFTNLVQLDLSHYKTQAPVDFNIFSHLKRLEDLDLSYLNTTTAIDLNDFLSYFKRLERLVLSGNPVSATNKSPVSGPPLLRYLELSGCGITEFPEFPRNQHMEWLDISNNKIKGQVPGWLWTLPKLAYLNLSNNTFTGFGNSTTVSIVNLIASNNNFTGKIPSFICDLRYVYTLDLSNNKFVGLIPRCLGNLKRSLLYLNLRQNRLHGGLPETIFESLRTLDVGHNQLTGRLPRSLIHFSSLEVLNVESNIFNDTFPFWLHSLRELKILVLRSNAFHGPVLQTSFPKLQIIDISHNHFNGSLSSDYFVKWSAMSSLGDNYDQRFDNYMGGSYYHDSMVLMNKGIEMEFVRILKIYTALDFSGNKFEGEIPRSIGLLKGLLMLNLSNNAFTGHIPSSLGNLTALESLDVSQNKLSGEIPQELGSLSFLSYMNFSHNKLTGLVPGGTQFQRLDCTYFEDNPGLFGPSLDEDCRDIHMPTPHETPESEDEEEEEVLSWIAAVIGVIPGIAFGWVIGYILFSYKPEWFIDPFARNKRRISSSTTH from the coding sequence ATGAAAGGCTTTTGGAACTTAACGAGTACCATTTCTCTTACTCTTTCTATACTTTTTTTATTCGGCTACAGTTATGAGGACGTGTCTGCGGTTCCAACTACGCACTTGTGTCGTCCAGATCAAAGGGATGCACTTCTCCAATTAAAGAACGAGTTTGAGGTTCTAAACTCTTCCTTTACTTATTATAATTGTATTGATCGTGGTATTACGCCTCATCGGAAGACAGAGTCATGGGTGAATAACAGCGACTGCTGTAATTGGGAGGGTATCACGTGCAACGTCAAGTCTGGTGAAGTGATCGAGCTAAACCTTAGTTGCAGCAACCTAGGTGGCAAGTTTCATTCTAAAAGCAGTCTTCGAAACCTTCATTCTCTAACTACTCTACTCctttcaaataattattttagtgGTCCAATCATGTCTTCTATCAGAAACCTTTCTCATCTCACCTCTCTGGACCTTTCGCAAAATGGTTTCAGCGAGTTCATTCCTTCTTCGATTGTAGACCTTTCTTATCTCACCTTTCTCGATCTTTCATCTAATCGTTTTTCTGGTCAGATTCCATCTTCAATTGGAAACCTTTCTCATCTCACCTATCTTGATCTTTCTGTTAATCCTTTTTTGAGTCAGATTCCATCTTCTATTGGAAACCTTTCTTATCTCACCTATCTCGATCTTTCATGGAACCTTCTTTCTGGTCCGATTCCATCTTTGATTGGAAATCTTTCTCATCTCACCTATCTTAACctttattttaatcaaatttcGGGTAAGATTCCATCTTCTATTGGAAATCTTTATAACCTCACTTATCTTGACCTTTCTAGGAACAATATTGTTGGTGAAATCCCATCTTCTTTTGGCAATCTAAACCAGTTGACCACCTTACGTGTTGGTTTCAATAGGCTCAATGGAAGCTTTCCCATTGCACTACTGAATTTGACAAAGTTGTCATATTTAGGACTCTATTACAATCAGTTCACAGGAACAATTCCTCATAACATCACTTCACTATCCAAATTGACGATTTTTTTAGCAAGTAGCAACGCTTTCACTGGGACCCtgccttcttctctcttcaCCATTCCTTCTATGGATATTGTTGATTTGTCTGATAATCAATTAAACGGTATTCTTGAGTTTGGGAATATATCTTCACCACCTCAGCTACGAAAGTTAGACGTTGGCAATAACAACTTGAGAGGGCCAATCCCGGCCGCGATATCCAAATTTACCAACCTTGTCCAACTTGACCTTTCCCACTACAAGACACAAGCTCCAGTGGACTTTAACATCTTCTCGCATCTCAAGAGGCTGGAAGATCTTGACCTATCCTATTTGAACACGACCACTGCCATTGACTTGAATGATTTCTTGTCATATTTTAAGAGGCTCGAGAGGTTGGTTCTCTCAGGCAACCCTGTTTCTGCCACAAACAAGAGTCCAGTTTCAGGTCCCCCTTTGCTGCGTTATTTGGAATTGTCAGGCTGCGGTATCACCGAGTTTCCAGAATTTCCAAGAAACCAACATATGGAGTGGCTAGACATTTCCAACAATAAAATCAAAGGTCAAGTGCCTGGCTGGTTATGGACGCTACCAAAGCTGGCTTACCTGAATCTTTCCAACAACACTTTCACTGGCTTCGGAAACTCAACAACAGTTTCTATCGTAAACTTGATTGCCTCCAACAACAATTTCACGGGAAAGATTCCCTCTTTCATATGTGATTTGCGCTATGTATACACTCTTGATTTATCGAACAACAAATTCGTCGGTTTAATCCCTCGTTGTCTGGGAAATCTCAAACGTTCTCTTTTATATCTAAACCTTCGTCAAAATCGTCTTCATGGAGGTCTTCCGGAGACTATATTTGAAAGCTTAAGAACGCTTGACGTTGGTCATAACCAACTGACAGGAAGGCTTCCAAGATCTTTGATCCATTTCTCTAGTCTTGAAGTTCTGAACGTGGAAAGCAACATTTTCAATGATACGTTTCCGTTCTGGTTGCATTCTCTACGAGAGTTAAAAATTCTTGTATTACGCTCCAATGCGTTCCATGGACCGGTACTTCAAACTTCGTTCCCTAAGTTGCAAATCATCGACATATCGCACAATCACTTCAATGGATCTTTGTCATCAGACTACTTTGTGAAGTGGAGTGCTATGTCATCATTGGGGGACAATTATGATCAGCGGTTTGACAATTACATGGGAGGTTCCTATTACCATGATTCAATGGTGTTGATGAATAAAGGTATAGAGATGGAGTTTGTACGTATCCTAAAGATCTACACAGCACTTGACTTTTCAGGAAACAAATTTGAAGGAGAGATCCCAAGGTCCATCGGTCTATTAAAAGGGCTTCTTATGCTTAACTTGTCGAACAATGCTTTCACTGGCCACATCCCTTCATCTCTTGGAAACCTGACGGCTCTTGAGTCACTAGACGTTTCCCAAAACAAGCTTTCAGGAGAAATTCCGCAAGAGCTAGGGAGCCTCTCGTTCCTTTCGTACATGAACTTCTCTCATAACAAGCTTACAGGTCTAGTACCAGGAGGCACTCAGTTTCAAAGGCTGGACTGCACTTACTTTGAGGATAATCCGGGACTTTTTGGCCCTTCTCTTGACGAAGATTGCAGAGATATCCACATGCCAACACCGCATGAAACACCGGAAtcagaggatgaagaagaagaagaggtgtTGAGTTGGATAGCAGCTGTAATAGGAGTCATACCTGGTATTGCCTTTGGATGGGTGATTGGTTACATACTCTTTTCCTACAAACCAGAGTGGTTCATCGACCCTTTTGCCCGAAACAAGCGCAGAATCAGCAGCAGCACAActcattaa